Proteins encoded by one window of Acidipropionibacterium virtanenii:
- a CDS encoding fructose bisphosphate aldolase produces MNTQQLDRMHSAPGFIAALDQSGGSTPKALRAYGIEEDAYGDDKDKMFDLVHEMRTRIITSPSFTAAHILAGILFEQTMDREIEGVPTADYLWERKGIVPILKIDKGLEDAADHVRVMKPIPGLDETLARARDEKHIFGTKARSVILDADEAGIARNVDQQFEIGDHVRAAGLVPILEPEVDIHAPNKQQAEDILHSRLRRNIDALPDDARIMLKLTPPTTDDFYADFIADPKVVRVAALSGGYSRHDADEILMRNHGLIASFSRALSEGLSVDQSDEDFDATLASSIAEIYQASIS; encoded by the coding sequence ATGAACACACAACAGTTGGATCGGATGCACTCGGCCCCTGGATTCATCGCGGCACTGGACCAGTCCGGAGGCAGCACTCCCAAGGCGCTCAGGGCCTACGGAATCGAGGAGGATGCCTACGGCGACGACAAGGACAAGATGTTCGACCTCGTCCATGAGATGAGGACCCGCATCATCACCAGTCCGTCGTTCACCGCGGCGCACATCCTGGCCGGCATCCTGTTCGAGCAGACCATGGACCGCGAGATCGAGGGCGTCCCCACGGCCGATTATCTGTGGGAGCGCAAGGGGATCGTCCCCATCCTCAAGATCGACAAGGGTCTGGAGGACGCCGCCGATCACGTCCGCGTCATGAAGCCCATCCCGGGCCTGGACGAGACCCTGGCCAGGGCTCGCGACGAGAAGCACATCTTCGGCACGAAGGCCCGCTCGGTCATTCTGGACGCCGACGAGGCCGGTATCGCCCGCAACGTCGATCAGCAGTTCGAGATCGGGGACCACGTCCGGGCCGCCGGCCTGGTGCCGATTCTGGAACCGGAGGTGGACATCCACGCCCCGAACAAGCAGCAGGCCGAGGACATCCTCCATTCACGGTTGCGCCGCAACATCGATGCCCTGCCCGATGACGCGCGGATCATGCTCAAGCTGACCCCGCCGACGACCGACGATTTCTATGCCGACTTCATCGCCGACCCGAAGGTGGTGAGAGTGGCCGCACTGTCGGGCGGGTACTCCAGACACGACGCCGATGAGATCCTGATGCGCAACCACGGGCTGATCGCCAGCTTCTCCCGGGCGCTGAGCGAGGGACTGAGCGTCGACCAGTCGGACGAGGACTTCGACGCCACCCTGGCGAGCTCGATCGCCGAGATCTACCAGGCATCGATCAGCTGA
- a CDS encoding flavin reductase has protein sequence MSANPVPQVSDVGIRLADVFRWHPAGVAVLTADGPTRPVGMTVSSLTSVSVVPPMVSVSMANSSTTLAALHEGDRAVIHPLDTGQQDLADSFARHGVSATGIQWQRSAENAPQLDVETPRLHAVVTRMVDVGTATVVVLTVERIEVGRRGAAALVRMGRGWYSVPR, from the coding sequence GTGAGTGCGAATCCCGTTCCCCAGGTCTCCGACGTCGGTATCCGGCTGGCCGACGTCTTTCGCTGGCATCCCGCGGGAGTCGCGGTGCTCACCGCCGATGGGCCCACCCGGCCGGTCGGGATGACGGTCTCCTCGCTGACGTCGGTCTCGGTGGTTCCCCCGATGGTCAGCGTGTCGATGGCCAACTCCTCGACGACTCTGGCGGCCCTCCATGAGGGGGACCGGGCCGTCATCCACCCGCTCGACACCGGTCAGCAGGATCTGGCCGACAGCTTCGCCCGCCACGGCGTCTCGGCCACCGGCATCCAATGGCAGAGGTCGGCCGAGAACGCCCCTCAGCTCGACGTCGAGACGCCCCGGCTGCACGCGGTGGTCACTCGGATGGTCGACGTCGGCACGGCCACCGTCGTGGTGCTGACCGTGGAGAGGATCGAGGTCGGGAGGCGCGGCGCTGCGGCCCTGGTGAGGATGGGCCGGGGCTGGTACTCGGTGCCGCGCTGA